A window of Salmo salar unplaced genomic scaffold, Ssal_v3.1, whole genome shotgun sequence contains these coding sequences:
- the LOC123731708 gene encoding uncharacterized protein produces MITLRFRIMITLRFRITLRIRIMITLRFRIMITLRFRIRITVTFRIMITLRFRIRITLTFRIRITLRIRITLRFRITLRIRIMITLRFRIMITLRFRITLRIRIMITLRFRIMITLRFRITLRIRIMITLRFRIMITLRFRITLRIRIMITLRFRIMITLRFRIKITVTFRIMITLRFRIRITLTFSIMITLRIRITLRFRIMITLRFRIMITLRFRIMITLRFRITLRIRIMITLRFRIMITLRFRIRITVTFRIMITLRFRIRITLTFRIRISLRIRITLRFRITLRIRIMITLRFRIMITLRFRITLRIRIMITLRFRIMITLRFRITLRIRIMITLRFRIMITLRFRIRITVTFRIMITLRFRIRITLTFRIRITLRIRITLRFRITLRIRIMITLRFRIMITLRFRITLRIRIMITLRFRIMITLRFRIKITVTFRIMITLRFRIRITLTFRIMITLRIRITLRFRIMITLRFRIRITLRIRITLRFRIMITLRFRITLRFRIMITLRFRIMITLRFRIRITLRIRITFRIRITLRIRITLRVRITFRIRITLRIRITLRFRIMITLRFRIRITLRFRIMITLRFRVGITLTFRIMITLRFKIMITLRFRIRITLRFRLRITLRFRLRITLRFRLRITLRYLVFY; encoded by the exons ATGATAACTCTTAGGTTTAGGATCATGATAACTCTTAGGTTTAGGATAACTCTTAGGATTAGGATCATGATAACTCTTAGGTTTAGGATCATGATAACtcttaggtttaggattaggatAACTGTTACGTTTAGGATCATGATAACgcttaggtttaggattaggatAACTCTTACATTTAGGATTAGGATAACTCTTAGGATTAGGATAACTCTTAGGTTTAGGATAACTCTTAGGATTAGGATCATGATAACTCTTAGGTTTAGGATCATGATAACTCTTAGGTTTAGGATAACTCTTAGGATTAGGATCATGATAACTCTTAGGTTTAGGATCATGATAACTCTTAG GTTTAGGATAACTCTTAGGATTAGGATCATGATAACTCTTAGGTTTAGGATCATGATAACTCTTAGGTTTAGGATAACTCTTAGGATTAGGATCATGATAACTCTTAGGTTTAGGATCATGATAACTCTTAGGTTTAGGATTAAGATAACTGTTACGTTTAGGATCATGATAACgcttaggtttaggattaggatAACTCTTACATTTAGCATCATGATAACTCTTAGGATTAGGATAACTCTTAGGTTTAGGATCATGATAACTCTTAGGTTTAGGATCATGATAACTCTTAGGTTTAGGATCATGATAACTCTTAGGTTTAGGATAACTCTTAGGATTAGGATCATGATAACTCTTAGGTTTAGGATCATGATAACtcttaggtttaggattaggatAACTGTTACGTTTAGGATCATGATAACgcttaggtttaggattaggatAACTCTTACATTTAGGATTAGGATAAGTCTTAGGATTAGGATAACTCTTAGGTTTAGGATAACTCTTAGGATTAGGATCATGATAACTCTTAGGTTTAGGATCATGATAACTCTTAGGTTTAGGATAACTCTTAGGATTAGGATCATGATAACTCTTAGGTTTAGGATCATGATAACTCTTAGGTTTAGGATAACTCTTAGGATTAGGATCATGATAACTCTTAGGTTTAGGATCATGATAACtcttaggtttaggattaggatAACTGTTACGTTTAGGATCATGATAACgcttaggtttaggattaggatAACTCTTACATTTAGGATTAGGATAACTCTTAGGATTAGGATAACTCTTAGGTTTAGGATAACTCTTAGGATTAGGATCATGATAACTCTTAGGTTTAGGATCATGATAACTCTTAGGTTTAGGATAACTCTTAGGATTAGGATCATGATAACTCTTAGGTTTAGGATCATGATAACTCTTAGGTTTAGGATTAAGATAACTGTTACGTTTAGGATCATGATAACgcttaggtttaggattaggatAACTCTTACATTTAGGATCATGATAACTCTTAGGATTAGGATAACTCTTAGGTTTAGGATCATGATAACtcttaggtttaggattaggatAACTCTTAGGATTAGGATAACTCTTAGGTTTAGGATCATGATAACTCTTAGGTTTAGGATAACTCTTAGGTTTAGGATCATGATAACTCTTAGGTTTAGGATCATGATAACtcttaggtttaggattaggatAACTCTTAGGATTAGGATAACTTTTAGGATTAGGATAACTCTTAGGATTAGGATAACTCTTAGGGTTAGGATAACTTTTAGGATTAGGATAACTCTTAGGATTAGGATAACTCTTAGGTTTAGGATCATGATAACtcttaggtttaggattaggatAACTCTTAGGTTTAGGATCATGATAACTcttaggtttagggttgggaTAACTCTTACGTTTAGGATCATGATAACGCTTAGGTTTAAGATCATGATAACtcttaggtttaggattaggatAACTCTTAGGTTTAGGCTTAGGATAACTCTTAGGTTTAGGCTTAGGATAACTCTTAGGTTTAGGCTTAGGATAACTCttaggtatttggtattttattag